From a region of the Mycolicibacterium sp. MU0050 genome:
- a CDS encoding DEDDh family exonuclease, which translates to MSHFWGRPAAESGQGWAVVDVETSGFRPGQARALSIAVLALGPDGQVEESLASLLNPGVDPGPTHVHGITAEMLEEQPTFADIAAEVAELLNGRTLVAHNVGFDYAFLAAEAELAHTALPVDTVMCTVELSRRLELGLDNLRLETLARHWGVAQTRPHDAFDDALVLSRILTPALQRARERDVWVPVRPVTRRRWPSGRVTHDELRPLKMLASRMPCPYLNPGRYVRGRPLVQGMRVALSAECTRTHEELVERILHAGLAYCDNVDPETSLVICNEAAPQQGKGYLARELGVPVVPDSEFMINVREVAGGTGIDEFVDTVDGQQYALF; encoded by the coding sequence GTGAGCCACTTCTGGGGTCGACCCGCTGCCGAGTCCGGGCAGGGCTGGGCGGTCGTCGACGTGGAGACATCCGGATTCCGACCCGGGCAGGCCCGGGCGCTGAGTATCGCGGTGCTGGCCCTGGGGCCGGACGGGCAGGTCGAGGAGTCGCTGGCCAGCCTGCTGAACCCCGGTGTGGACCCCGGTCCCACGCACGTGCACGGGATCACCGCCGAGATGCTGGAGGAGCAGCCGACGTTCGCCGACATCGCCGCCGAGGTGGCGGAGTTGCTGAACGGTCGCACGCTGGTCGCGCACAACGTCGGCTTCGACTACGCCTTCCTGGCGGCGGAGGCCGAACTCGCCCACACCGCGCTGCCCGTCGACACCGTGATGTGCACCGTCGAACTGTCGCGCCGACTGGAACTCGGCCTGGACAACCTGCGGTTGGAGACGCTGGCCCGGCACTGGGGAGTGGCCCAGACCCGGCCGCACGACGCCTTCGACGACGCGCTGGTGCTGTCCCGGATCCTGACGCCGGCACTGCAGCGGGCCCGTGAACGCGACGTGTGGGTGCCGGTGCGGCCGGTCACCCGCCGGCGGTGGCCCAGCGGTCGGGTCACCCACGACGAGCTTCGCCCGCTGAAGATGCTGGCCTCGCGGATGCCGTGCCCGTATCTCAACCCCGGCCGCTACGTGCGGGGCCGGCCGCTGGTGCAGGGCATGCGGGTGGCGCTGTCCGCGGAATGCACCCGGACCCATGAGGAGCTCGTCGAGCGGATCCTGCACGCCGGGCTGGCCTACTGCGACAACGTCGACCCCGAAACCTCGCTGGTGATCTGCAACGAGGCCGCGCCTCAGCAGGGCAAGGGTTACCTCGCACGCGAACTCGGTGTTCCGGTGGTCCCCGACAGCGAGTTCATGATCAACGTGCGAGAGGTGGCCGGCGGCACCGGAATCGACGAATTCGTCGACACCGTCGACGGGCAGCAGTACGCGCTGTTCTGA
- a CDS encoding PLDc N-terminal domain-containing protein — protein MDFDWDSFWGLIWYSLVIFAFIAYLLILFNIIVDLFWRDHKTSGWLKAIWVVFLIVFPYLTALVYLIARGRGMAERAREAAQSAQRQTDEYIRQAAGRSPAQEIADAKNLLETGTITQAEFDTLKAKALS, from the coding sequence ATGGACTTCGACTGGGACTCGTTCTGGGGTCTGATCTGGTATTCGCTCGTCATCTTCGCGTTCATCGCCTACCTGCTGATCCTGTTCAACATCATCGTCGACCTGTTCTGGCGCGACCACAAAACCTCCGGCTGGCTCAAGGCCATCTGGGTGGTCTTCCTGATCGTGTTCCCGTACCTGACGGCGTTGGTGTATCTGATCGCGCGCGGCCGGGGCATGGCCGAGCGCGCCCGGGAAGCGGCGCAGTCCGCACAGCGCCAGACCGACGAGTACATCCGTCAGGCCGCCGGGCGCTCACCGGCTCAGGAGATCGCCGACGCCAAGAACCTGCTGGAGACCGGCACCATCACGCAGGCCGAGTTCGACACGCTGAAAGCCAAGGCGCTCAGCTAG
- the leuA gene encoding 2-isopropylmalate synthase yields MTSFSKPSVDSPDAFSWSPGGRGIQTPSGPPRPGQPAWNTQRNSAMPVDRYRSFAAEVEDIRLPDRTWPDKVIETAPMWCAVDLRDGNQALIDPMSPARKRRMFDLLVRMGYKEIEVGFPSASQTDFDFVREIITDGAIPDDVTIQVLTQSRPELITRTFEACRGAKNVIVHFYNSTSILQRRVVFRADKNAIKKIATDAAELVLQEAQKYPETRWRWEYSPESYTGTELSYAKEVCDAVTETLGATPENPVILNLPATVEMATPNVYADSIEWMHRNLARRDSVILSLHPHNDRGTGVAAAELGYQAGADRIEGCLFGNGERTGNVCLVTLGLNMFSRGVDPQIDFSNIDEIRRTVEYCNQLPVHERHPYGGDLVYTAFSGSHQDAINKGLDAMKVAADEADSDVDDILWQVPYLPIDPKDVGRTYEAVIRVNSQSGKGGVAYIMKADHGLALPRRLQIEFSQAIQAITDGEGGEVSPKEIWDVFSEEYLRPASPLERIRQKVDAAEVDGGTDSIAAVVKVDGVEREIVGSGNGPLAAFIDALGTVGYDVRVLDYSEHAMSAGEQAQAAAYVEAAIGGKTVWGVGIDTSITTASLCAVVSAVNRAARAG; encoded by the coding sequence ATGACCAGTTTTTCCAAGCCCTCTGTAGATTCACCCGACGCCTTCTCGTGGTCGCCGGGCGGCCGCGGCATCCAGACCCCGTCGGGGCCGCCACGCCCCGGCCAGCCGGCCTGGAACACCCAGCGCAACTCCGCGATGCCCGTCGACCGGTACCGCAGCTTCGCCGCCGAGGTGGAGGACATCCGGCTGCCGGATCGCACCTGGCCGGACAAGGTCATCGAGACCGCCCCGATGTGGTGCGCGGTGGACCTGCGCGACGGCAACCAGGCCCTGATCGACCCGATGAGCCCGGCCCGCAAACGCCGCATGTTCGACCTGCTGGTCCGGATGGGCTACAAGGAGATCGAGGTCGGCTTCCCGTCGGCCAGCCAGACCGACTTCGACTTCGTCCGCGAGATCATCACCGACGGCGCCATCCCGGACGACGTCACCATCCAGGTACTGACCCAGTCCCGCCCGGAGCTGATCACCCGGACCTTCGAGGCCTGCCGGGGCGCGAAGAACGTGATCGTGCACTTCTACAATTCGACCTCGATCCTGCAGCGTCGGGTGGTGTTCCGCGCCGATAAGAACGCGATCAAGAAGATCGCCACCGATGCCGCCGAACTGGTGCTGCAGGAGGCCCAGAAGTACCCGGAGACCCGCTGGCGTTGGGAGTACTCGCCCGAGTCCTACACGGGCACCGAGCTGTCCTACGCCAAAGAGGTCTGCGACGCGGTCACCGAGACCCTGGGCGCCACGCCGGAGAACCCGGTCATCCTGAACCTGCCGGCCACCGTCGAGATGGCCACCCCGAACGTCTACGCCGACTCGATCGAGTGGATGCACCGCAACCTGGCCCGTCGCGATTCGGTCATCCTGAGCCTGCACCCGCACAATGACCGCGGAACCGGTGTTGCCGCAGCGGAATTAGGCTACCAGGCCGGTGCCGACCGGATCGAGGGTTGCCTGTTCGGCAACGGTGAGCGCACCGGCAACGTGTGCCTGGTGACGCTGGGGCTGAACATGTTCAGCCGCGGCGTGGATCCCCAGATCGACTTCTCCAACATCGACGAGATCCGGCGCACGGTCGAGTACTGCAACCAACTGCCCGTCCACGAGCGCCACCCCTACGGCGGCGACCTGGTCTACACCGCGTTCTCCGGCAGCCACCAGGACGCCATCAACAAGGGCCTGGACGCCATGAAGGTCGCCGCGGACGAGGCCGACTCCGACGTCGACGACATCCTGTGGCAGGTGCCCTACCTGCCGATCGATCCCAAGGACGTAGGCCGCACCTACGAGGCCGTGATCCGGGTCAACTCGCAGTCCGGCAAGGGCGGCGTCGCCTACATCATGAAGGCCGACCACGGGCTGGCGCTGCCGCGGCGGCTGCAGATCGAGTTCAGTCAGGCCATCCAGGCCATCACCGACGGCGAGGGCGGCGAGGTCTCCCCCAAGGAGATCTGGGACGTCTTCTCCGAGGAGTACCTGCGGCCGGCCAGTCCGCTGGAGCGGATCCGCCAGAAGGTCGACGCCGCCGAGGTGGACGGGGGCACCGACAGCATCGCCGCGGTGGTGAAGGTCGACGGCGTCGAACGGGAGATCGTCGGCTCCGGCAACGGTCCGCTGGCCGCCTTCATCGACGCGCTGGGGACGGTCGGCTACGACGTGCGGGTCCTGGACTACTCCGAGCACGCGATGTCGGCGGGCGAGCAGGCGCAGGCGGCGGCCTACGTCGAGGCGGCCATCGGCGGCAAGACGGTCTGGGGCGTCGGCATCGACACGTCGATCACGACGGCCTCGCTGTGCGCGGTGGTCTCGGCGGTGAACCGGGCCGCCCGGGCCGGCTGA
- a CDS encoding LppA family lipoprotein, with the protein MERKRSATRRPAARSRILAAVLAVAVLTGCQQAASGPDISEEKAPTMDLAQLPTLKQTQAQMLELIFAVEREISQLVPALKPWWWNRQYSALHCEGGMGLGFPSLVSEHALSDAEWELVYPVVQRLAAEAGLASAGGFQNQSGNHDARIYSGDGRMLMFASRKATLLSADISCRRTDDGSVWVGEEIPMPPNPQP; encoded by the coding sequence GTGGAACGGAAGCGCAGCGCAACACGTCGGCCGGCCGCGCGCAGTCGAATCCTGGCCGCCGTACTGGCCGTGGCCGTGCTGACCGGCTGCCAGCAGGCGGCGTCCGGTCCGGATATTTCCGAGGAGAAGGCACCCACGATGGATCTGGCGCAACTGCCGACGCTGAAGCAAACCCAGGCCCAGATGCTCGAATTGATCTTCGCGGTCGAACGCGAGATCTCCCAGCTGGTGCCGGCCCTGAAGCCGTGGTGGTGGAACCGCCAATACAGCGCTCTGCATTGCGAAGGAGGGATGGGGCTGGGGTTCCCCAGCCTGGTCTCCGAGCACGCCCTGTCGGACGCCGAATGGGAGCTGGTCTACCCGGTGGTGCAACGGCTGGCCGCCGAGGCCGGGCTGGCCTCCGCCGGCGGTTTCCAAAATCAGTCGGGCAACCACGATGCCCGGATCTACAGCGGCGACGGGCGGATGTTGATGTTCGCCAGCCGGAAGGCCACGCTGCTGAGCGCTGACATCTCGTGCCGGCGCACCGACGACGGGTCGGTCTGGGTGGGCGAGGAGATCCCGATGCCGCCGAACCCGCAGCCCTGA
- a CDS encoding alpha/beta hydrolase: MTMWLSQIESWDVGSLRTIAGELTTELGAARRAADQLGQVALLPGWESPAADVARERVRTARAHVLDDAAVLGAVQQLAEETAAAVTKLQNDLAAIRDEVAASDGHLRLSDSGRVTIIGTAEEIEKWQAKADDIEARAQALLRLADDIDADCREVFGNIEAGKVTAAGAPDYDSAYRAGEQQSGLSAPYPPEGDGTQPRDVTAWWNALTPEEQAKVQREHPDWLNRDGVPTPIRHGVNRPAMERELAAAQAALDAHPSFEQFRAAHPELSEAAARAAHSTLVLPETERLNEIRGVHTSLLKDPNRPELGYDPDKFLMHFQPGEHEVFAVVATGNPDEAKHVTVTTPGMNTHADSLPSMVGEAGALKGEMERQLNAARKFGESVSTIAWFGYDPPDTSDLSVFGAASEDRANAGAVDLADFYRGINATNVNGADVHLSAFGHSYGSTTTAQALNELGEKGVVDDAVFYGSPGLGHANEKLLGVFPTFINDENDLFLDEGRGYVMSADQDWVSQGGTVGGIPLPGLVDVGPHGPRTTTLPLEQLSTSAVTTPDGLARDGAVGHSEYPRTFDAPRPDGTSEPRLRTTGYNLAIVGAGLADEEPELLVRK; this comes from the coding sequence ATGACGATGTGGCTCAGCCAGATCGAATCCTGGGATGTCGGGTCGCTGCGCACCATCGCCGGCGAGCTCACCACCGAGCTCGGCGCCGCCCGCCGCGCCGCCGACCAGCTCGGACAGGTGGCGTTGCTGCCGGGCTGGGAATCGCCTGCCGCCGACGTCGCCCGGGAGCGGGTGCGAACGGCCAGAGCGCACGTGCTCGACGACGCCGCGGTACTCGGCGCGGTGCAGCAGTTGGCCGAGGAGACCGCCGCGGCGGTGACCAAGCTGCAGAACGACCTGGCCGCCATCCGGGACGAGGTCGCGGCCTCCGACGGGCATCTGCGGTTGTCGGACTCCGGGCGGGTCACCATCATCGGTACCGCCGAGGAGATCGAAAAGTGGCAGGCCAAGGCCGACGACATCGAGGCGCGCGCCCAGGCGCTGTTGCGGTTGGCCGACGACATCGACGCCGACTGCCGGGAGGTGTTCGGCAACATCGAGGCCGGCAAGGTGACGGCCGCGGGTGCCCCCGACTACGACAGCGCCTACCGCGCCGGCGAGCAGCAGTCGGGGCTGTCGGCGCCCTACCCGCCCGAGGGGGACGGCACCCAGCCCCGCGACGTCACCGCGTGGTGGAACGCGTTGACGCCCGAGGAACAGGCGAAAGTCCAACGCGAGCACCCGGATTGGCTCAACCGCGACGGGGTTCCCACCCCGATCCGCCACGGTGTCAACCGCCCGGCGATGGAGCGGGAGCTGGCCGCGGCACAGGCCGCGCTGGACGCCCACCCCAGTTTCGAGCAGTTCCGCGCGGCCCACCCCGAGCTGTCCGAGGCCGCGGCACGGGCCGCACACTCCACCTTGGTACTGCCGGAAACCGAGCGGCTCAACGAGATCCGCGGTGTGCACACCTCCCTGCTCAAGGACCCCAACCGCCCCGAGCTCGGGTACGACCCCGACAAGTTCCTCATGCACTTCCAACCCGGCGAACACGAGGTCTTCGCCGTCGTGGCCACCGGAAACCCCGACGAGGCCAAGCATGTCACCGTCACCACCCCGGGGATGAACACCCACGCCGACAGCCTGCCGTCGATGGTCGGTGAGGCGGGGGCGCTCAAGGGGGAGATGGAGCGGCAGCTGAACGCGGCGCGCAAGTTCGGGGAGTCGGTATCGACGATCGCTTGGTTCGGTTATGACCCGCCCGACACCAGCGACCTGAGCGTGTTCGGCGCGGCCAGCGAGGACCGCGCCAACGCCGGTGCCGTCGACCTGGCCGACTTCTACCGAGGGATCAACGCCACCAATGTGAACGGTGCCGACGTGCACCTCTCGGCGTTCGGACACTCCTACGGGTCGACGACCACCGCGCAGGCGCTCAACGAACTCGGCGAGAAGGGCGTGGTCGACGACGCGGTGTTCTACGGCTCGCCCGGGCTGGGGCACGCCAACGAGAAGCTGCTCGGGGTGTTCCCCACCTTCATCAACGACGAGAACGACCTGTTCCTCGATGAGGGGCGCGGATACGTGATGTCCGCCGATCAGGACTGGGTGTCGCAGGGCGGCACGGTGGGCGGGATCCCGTTGCCCGGCCTGGTCGATGTGGGCCCGCACGGGCCGCGGACGACCACGTTGCCGCTGGAACAGCTCAGCACCTCGGCCGTCACCACCCCCGACGGGCTGGCCCGCGACGGCGCGGTGGGGCATTCGGAGTATCCGCGCACGTTCGACGCGCCGCGGCCCGACGGCACCAGCGAACCCAGGCTCCGCACCACCGGCTACAACCTGGCGATCGTCGGGGCGGGGCTGGCCGACGAGGAGCCGGAGCTGCTGGTTCGCAAGTAG
- a CDS encoding aspartate kinase has product MALVVQKYGGSSVSDAERIRRVAERIVETKKAGHDVVVVASAMGDTTDDLLDLAQQVCPSPPARELDMLLTAGERISNALLAMAIESLGANARSFTGSQAGVITTGTHGNAKIMDVTPGRLRSALDEGQIVLVAGFQGVSQDTKDVTTLGRGGSDTTAVAVAAALGADVCEIYTDVDGVYTADPRIVPNARRLESISFEEMLEMAAAGTKVLMLRCVEYAKRFNLPIHVRSSYSDKPGTLVKGSMEDIPMEDAILTGVAHDRSEAKVTVTGVPDVPGYAAKVFRAIADADVNIDMVLQNISKVEDGKTDITFTCSRESAPGAVEKLTSLQSEIGFTRVLYDDLIGKVSLIGAGMRSHPGVTATFCEALAEAGINIDLISTSEIRISVLIKDTELDRAVAALHEAFNLGGDEEAVVYAGTGR; this is encoded by the coding sequence GTGGCGCTCGTCGTGCAGAAATACGGCGGATCCTCGGTGAGTGACGCCGAGCGTATCCGTCGCGTCGCCGAGCGAATCGTCGAAACCAAGAAGGCCGGCCACGACGTCGTGGTGGTCGCCTCCGCCATGGGTGACACCACCGACGACCTGCTCGACCTGGCCCAACAGGTGTGCCCGTCGCCGCCGGCGCGCGAACTCGACATGCTGCTGACCGCGGGCGAGCGGATCTCCAACGCGCTGCTGGCGATGGCCATTGAGTCGCTGGGCGCCAACGCGCGCTCGTTCACCGGCTCGCAGGCCGGCGTCATCACCACCGGGACCCACGGCAACGCCAAGATCATGGACGTGACGCCGGGCCGGCTGCGTTCGGCGCTCGACGAAGGTCAGATCGTGCTGGTCGCCGGCTTCCAGGGTGTGAGTCAGGACACCAAGGACGTCACGACGCTGGGCCGGGGCGGATCGGACACCACCGCCGTCGCAGTGGCCGCTGCCCTGGGCGCCGACGTGTGTGAGATCTACACCGACGTCGACGGCGTCTACACCGCCGACCCGCGGATCGTGCCCAACGCGCGTCGCCTCGAGAGCATCTCGTTCGAGGAGATGCTCGAGATGGCGGCCGCCGGCACCAAGGTGCTGATGCTGCGTTGCGTCGAGTACGCCAAACGCTTCAACCTGCCGATCCACGTCCGGTCGTCGTACTCGGACAAGCCCGGCACCCTCGTCAAAGGATCGATGGAGGACATCCCCATGGAAGACGCCATCCTCACCGGTGTGGCCCACGACCGCAGCGAGGCGAAGGTCACGGTGACCGGCGTCCCCGACGTCCCCGGCTACGCCGCCAAGGTGTTCCGCGCGATCGCCGACGCCGACGTCAACATCGACATGGTGCTGCAGAACATCTCGAAGGTCGAAGACGGCAAGACCGACATCACCTTCACCTGCTCGCGGGAAAGCGCGCCGGGCGCGGTGGAAAAGCTGACCTCGCTGCAGAGCGAGATCGGCTTCACCCGGGTGCTCTACGACGACCTGATCGGCAAGGTCTCCCTGATCGGCGCGGGCATGCGCAGCCACCCCGGCGTCACCGCGACGTTCTGTGAGGCGCTGGCCGAGGCCGGCATCAACATCGACCTGATCTCCACCTCGGAGATCCGGATCTCGGTGCTGATCAAGGACACCGAGTTGGACCGGGCGGTCGCGGCGCTGCACGAGGCATTCAATCTGGGCGGCGACGAGGAAGCTGTCGTCTACGCGGGAACGGGACGGTAA
- a CDS encoding aspartate-semialdehyde dehydrogenase, which yields MVNIGVVGATGQVGQVMRTLLEQRDFPATGMRFFASARSKGKKLPFRGQEIEVEDAATADPSGLDIALFSAGATMSRVQAPRFAEAGAIVVDNSSAFRKDPDVPLVVSEVNFEREVAGRVRSLPKGIIANPNCTTMAAMPVLKVLHDEAGLVRMIASTYQAVSGSGLAGVAELAGQARAVIDGVEQLVNDGAALDYPAPETYVAPIAFNVVPLAGSLVDDDSGETDEDQKLRNESRKILGIPELAVSGTCVRVPVFTGHSLSINAEFTQPISVQRAEELLRSAPGVKLVDVPTPLAAAGIDDSLVGRVRQDPGVPDGRGLALFISSDNLRKGAALNTIQIAELLTAQL from the coding sequence ATGGTGAACATCGGTGTGGTGGGCGCGACCGGTCAGGTCGGCCAGGTCATGCGGACGCTGCTGGAGCAGCGCGACTTCCCCGCGACCGGCATGCGGTTCTTCGCCTCGGCCCGGTCCAAGGGCAAGAAGCTGCCGTTCCGCGGCCAGGAGATCGAGGTCGAGGATGCGGCGACGGCCGACCCGAGCGGGCTGGACATCGCCCTGTTCTCGGCCGGCGCGACCATGTCGCGGGTTCAGGCGCCCCGTTTCGCAGAGGCCGGGGCGATCGTCGTCGACAACTCCTCGGCGTTCCGCAAGGATCCCGACGTGCCGCTGGTGGTCAGCGAGGTCAACTTCGAGCGCGAGGTCGCCGGCCGGGTCCGGTCGCTGCCCAAGGGCATCATCGCCAACCCGAATTGCACCACCATGGCCGCGATGCCGGTGCTCAAGGTGCTGCACGACGAGGCCGGGCTGGTCCGGATGATCGCCTCGACCTATCAGGCGGTTTCGGGCAGCGGGCTGGCCGGTGTGGCGGAGCTCGCCGGGCAGGCGCGCGCGGTCATCGACGGTGTCGAGCAGTTGGTGAACGACGGTGCGGCGCTGGACTATCCGGCGCCCGAGACCTACGTGGCGCCGATCGCGTTCAACGTGGTGCCGCTGGCCGGTTCTCTGGTCGATGACGACTCCGGCGAGACCGACGAGGATCAGAAGCTGCGCAACGAGAGCCGCAAGATCCTGGGCATCCCGGAGCTGGCGGTGTCGGGCACCTGCGTGCGGGTGCCGGTGTTCACCGGACACTCGTTGTCGATCAATGCCGAGTTCACGCAACCGATCTCGGTGCAGCGCGCCGAGGAACTGCTGCGTTCGGCGCCCGGGGTGAAGCTGGTCGACGTGCCGACCCCGCTGGCCGCCGCCGGCATCGACGACTCGTTGGTGGGTCGCGTTCGCCAGGACCCGGGCGTGCCCGACGGGCGCGGGCTGGCGCTGTTCATCTCCAGCGACAACCTGCGTAAGGGCGCGGCGCTGAACACGATCCAGATTGCCGAGCTGCTGACCGCCCAGCTCTGA
- a CDS encoding DUF4185 domain-containing protein codes for MRRNVSLGRKVRVGFGIASISALLAAAPAAATPEVQLQPGQVLRIGPIAGTGTPTRDYGIGATDLCEFMEFPTELLQVCGDSFAGPGVGLGRWFSPIALHVDRSSLGAPDGIRYTGVTGIDAPLLDEPTPPGWSQLPSGVIEINRQNYLLITTTHRLVPQGSRLVKAEAAQGRWLTVPGSHRPPEHADGRQSQVSGYYDPIPTPDSETGWVYIVANNFDRSAPVSLYRVPPGEFTDRAAWQGWSALPGPDGGWGKPPTPLWPDLVGEMSIRQIDGKTVLSYFNGSTGNMEVRVADDPTGLGTAPVTTVVRADVWPDPAEHLPPPQDNRLAQPYGGYISPASTLEDVRVFVSQWNTESREHAPYRVIQFAVHPYRR; via the coding sequence ATGCGCCGAAACGTGAGTTTGGGCCGCAAAGTGCGAGTGGGTTTCGGCATAGCGTCGATCTCGGCGTTGCTGGCGGCGGCCCCGGCGGCCGCCACGCCCGAGGTGCAGCTGCAGCCCGGGCAGGTGTTGCGCATCGGGCCGATCGCCGGGACCGGGACACCGACCCGGGACTATGGCATCGGCGCGACCGACCTGTGCGAGTTCATGGAGTTCCCCACCGAGCTGCTGCAGGTGTGCGGCGACAGCTTTGCCGGTCCGGGGGTGGGGCTGGGCCGCTGGTTCTCGCCGATCGCGCTACACGTCGACCGGTCCTCGCTGGGTGCGCCCGACGGCATCCGCTACACGGGCGTCACCGGGATCGACGCGCCCCTGCTGGACGAGCCGACACCACCCGGCTGGTCGCAGCTGCCGTCGGGCGTGATCGAGATCAACCGGCAGAACTACCTGCTGATCACCACCACCCACCGATTGGTGCCGCAGGGCTCCCGATTGGTGAAAGCCGAAGCCGCACAGGGCCGTTGGCTGACCGTGCCGGGCTCGCATCGGCCCCCCGAGCACGCCGACGGGCGGCAGTCGCAGGTCAGCGGCTACTACGACCCGATCCCGACTCCGGACTCGGAGACCGGCTGGGTCTACATCGTGGCCAACAACTTCGACCGCAGCGCGCCGGTGTCGCTGTACCGCGTGCCGCCCGGCGAGTTCACCGACCGGGCCGCTTGGCAGGGCTGGTCGGCGCTGCCGGGCCCCGACGGCGGGTGGGGCAAGCCCCCCACGCCGCTGTGGCCCGACCTGGTGGGGGAGATGAGCATCCGGCAGATCGACGGCAAGACCGTGCTGTCCTACTTCAACGGCAGCACCGGGAACATGGAGGTCCGGGTGGCCGACGACCCCACCGGACTGGGCACGGCCCCGGTGACCACGGTGGTGCGCGCCGACGTGTGGCCGGACCCGGCCGAACACCTACCGCCGCCGCAGGACAACCGGCTGGCCCAGCCGTACGGCGGCTATATCTCGCCGGCCTCCACGCTGGAGGACGTGCGGGTGTTCGTCAGTCAGTGGAACACCGAGTCGCGCGAGCACGCGCCGTACCGCGTCATCCAGTTCGCGGTGCACCCGTACCGGCGGTGA
- a CDS encoding VOC family protein, protein MSDHEVRMIVLSTDDLDESIRFYSETLGMALKFRDGAHFAALDGGSVTLALATSVDHPIPGKVVVGIKTADVDAAAKAVQDSGGAIIKGPYDDAHERRAVVYDNKGNGLVFYRPLAR, encoded by the coding sequence GTGAGTGACCACGAAGTCCGGATGATCGTCTTGTCGACCGACGACCTCGACGAGTCCATCCGGTTCTACAGCGAGACCTTGGGCATGGCGTTGAAGTTCCGCGATGGCGCACATTTCGCGGCCCTCGACGGGGGCTCGGTGACGCTGGCGCTGGCCACGTCGGTGGACCATCCCATCCCGGGAAAGGTCGTCGTCGGGATCAAGACCGCCGATGTCGACGCGGCCGCCAAGGCGGTCCAGGACAGCGGCGGCGCGATCATCAAGGGCCCCTACGACGATGCGCACGAACGTCGCGCCGTCGTCTACGACAACAAGGGCAACGGCCTGGTCTTCTACCGCCCGCTGGCGCGCTGA
- a CDS encoding nuclear transport factor 2 family protein: MARDIEEIKQLKARYCRYLDSKDWAGWRQLFTDDFVSDTTASGGKVIHGADEFVAFTRKSLRAQATVHQVHAPEIELVSPTAARGVWALEDVVRFGPGVNLRGYGHYTETYVKCGDGWRIASSTLTRLREDVFNGLFAVYLSKPLRAVLMKVAGKVVK, translated from the coding sequence GTGGCGCGCGACATCGAGGAGATCAAGCAGCTCAAGGCGCGTTACTGCCGGTACCTGGACAGCAAGGATTGGGCCGGGTGGCGGCAGTTGTTCACCGACGATTTCGTCAGCGACACCACTGCCTCGGGAGGCAAGGTGATCCACGGCGCCGACGAGTTCGTGGCTTTCACCCGCAAGAGCCTGCGCGCTCAGGCCACAGTGCATCAGGTGCACGCCCCCGAGATCGAGTTGGTTTCCCCGACCGCGGCCCGCGGGGTGTGGGCGCTCGAGGACGTGGTGCGGTTCGGACCCGGGGTGAACCTGCGCGGCTACGGCCACTACACCGAGACCTACGTCAAGTGCGGCGACGGCTGGCGTATCGCGTCCTCGACACTGACGCGGTTACGGGAGGACGTGTTCAACGGCTTGTTCGCCGTGTATCTGTCGAAGCCGCTTCGTGCCGTTCTGATGAAAGTGGCCGGCAAGGTGGTCAAATAG